The genomic window GGTGATGGGTACACTGCTGAAGAGTTGGTGCGTTTGCTGTGCCGTCACCCCGACATAGAACTGGTACAGGTGACTTCCATCGAACACATTGGGCAGGAATTCGCGCAAGTTTATCCTAATCTGGCCCGCTACACCAAAGTGCGGTGCGTGCCCCTGGACTTACCTGATTTAGTAGCGCAGTGTGACCTCATCTTTGTGGCCTTACCCCACGGACTGGCAGTACCGGTGGTGCGAGAAGTGGTTCGCCAGGGGAAAAAGGTGGTTGACCTGGGCGCGGATTTTCGCTTCCACCAGGCCGATACTTATGAACAATGGTACCATGTCGAACACGGTGCCCCGGAACTTTTGCGTGAAGCGGTTTACGGACTGCCCGAACTCTACGGGGCGAAAATTAAAACAGCCAGGATTGTGGCCAATCCGGGCTGTTATCCAACCAGCGCTATCCTGGGGCTGGCTCCAGCGCTCCACGCTGGCCTGATTGACCCGGAGACAATCATTATCGACGCCAAATCCGGTGTGTCCGGAGCCGGGCGGACTCTGGCTTTAGGGAGCCATTTTTCGGAGTGCAACGAAAACGTTAAGGCCTATAATGTGGGTGTTCACCGGCATACGCCAGAGATCGAACAGGAACTCAGCGCCCTGGCGGGACGGCCGGTGTATGTTTCCTTCAGCCCTCACCTCATCCCCATGACCCGCGGGATGCTGAGCACGATTTATGGCCGATTAATTAAGCCGGTCAGGCTGGAAGAGGTGCATGCGGTCTACCGGGATTTTTATGCGGATAAATTTTTTATTCGCGTTTTAGAACCAGGTGAGCTGCCCCAGACGAAGCGATTGACCGGCTCAAATCACTGTGACATTGGACTGGTGCTTGATCAGCGCACCGGCCGACTGGTGATCCTGTCGGCGATCGATAACCTGGTCAAGGGAGCTTCTGGGCAGGCCATCCAAAACATGAACCTGATGTTTGGTTATCCAGAAACGCAGGGACTGGAATATCCAGGATTATATCCATAGTTTGAAGTTTTAACAGCGGGAGGATTAAAGATGTTTACGCTGATTTCTGGGGGAGTAACTGCGCCAAATGGATTCAAGGCCGCCGGTGTTGAGGCGGAGATAAAAAATAAGAACAAAAAAGATCTGGCCATTATTTTTTCGGAAAAGCCAGCGGCGGCGGCCGCGGTGCATACCCTGAACAGAGTCAAGGCTGCACCGATTCTCGTCAATCAGGAGCATCTGGCTAATGGACAGGCGCAGGCGATTGTGGTCAACAGTGGCAATGCAAATGCCTGTAACGGGGAGCAGGGCGTGGCTGACGCCCGGCGCATAGCTGCTTTAGCGGCAGAACTGCTGGGGATCGCCCCACAGGATGTTTTGGTGGCCTCGACCGGGGTAATTGGTCAGCCGCTACCGATGGAGAGGATCGAAAAAGGAATTCGTGAGGCGGTGCAAAAGCTGGACAAGGCCGGCGGAACTGCGGCCGCTGAGGCCATTATGACTACTGATACTTTCAAAAAGGAACTGGCGATCGAGATAACCATCCAAGGCAAGACCGTCAAGATTGGGGCAATGGCTAAGGGATCAGGCATGATCCATCCGCATATGGCTACCATGCTGGCCTTTCTGACCACGGATGCAGCTGTGACTCCAACTGCCTTACAGCAAGCCATTCGCACCGCGACTGAGCAATCCTTTAATCTGGTGACGGTTGATGCCGATATGAGTACCAATGATACTGCGATCATTTTAGCCAACGGGTTGGCGGGTAATCAGCCCTTAACCGAAAACAGTATAGATTTTCCCCAGTTTCAAGCGGCTGTTACTTTTGTCTGCGTAGAACTAGCCAAGAAAATTGCCCGTGATGGAGAAGGGGCGACTAAGTTGATTGAGGTCCAGGTAAAACACGCGCCCACTCGGCAGGACGCCAGAACAGCCGCCCTGGCTGTGGTTAAGTCTAACCTGGTTAAATCAGCGATTTTTGGCAAAGATGCCAACTGGGGCCGGATTCTGGCGGCAATTGGTAGTTCAGCGGCTGAGTTCAGACCAGACCAGGTAGATATCTGGTTGGGTGAGGTGCAAGTCGCGGCAGACGGCTCTGGTTTACCTTTTGACGAAGAGGCAGCGCGGCAGGTCCTGGCGCGGCCGGAAGTGGTTATCACCGTCGATATGAAGCTGGGTGACGCGGAGGCAACGGCCTGGGGCTGTGACTTGACCTATGACTACGTGAAGATCAATGCCAGTTACCGGTCGTAGACCGAAATCAGAGGAGGAATGAGTGATGCTGAGCGCCCTGGAAAAAGCCAATGTTCTGATCGAGGCTTTACCCTACATTACAAAATTTTACGGCAAGACCATCGTGATCAAGTATGGTGGGAATGCCATGCTTGATCACGACCTCAAAAAAAAAGTGATTATGGACGTCATCTTGATGAAATATGTTGGGATGAACCCCGTGATTGTCCACGGCGGTGGACCGGAAATCAACACCCTGCTTAAACGAGTCGGCAAACAGTCCACTTTTGTCCAGGGTCAGCGGATCACTGACAGCGAAACCATGGAGATTGTGGAGATGGTGCTGGTTGGTAAGGTCAATAAAGAAATCGTGGCTCTGATCAACCAGCATGGGGGCAAGGCCGTTGGACTGTGCGGCAAGGACGGGACCCTGATTCAGGCACGGAAAAAATACTTGACGCAACTGGGACCGACGGAGGAAGAATTGCCGGACCTGGGGTTTGTCGGGGACGTCCACCGGATCAACCCAGAAATTGTGGAAACCGTTGTGGCGAAAGGGTACATACCCGTGGTGGCGCCAGTCGGGGTGGGCGAACAGGGCGAAAGCTACAACATCAATGCTGACTATGTCGCCGGTGAACTGGCAGCAGCATTGAAGGCCGACAAACTCATCCTGTTGACGGACGTAGAAGGGATTTTAGGTCAGTATGGAGACCAATCTTCGCTCATCTCGGCTTTGAAGATTGATGATGTCCCAAAATTGATCAAACAGGGAGTGATCAGCGGAGGAATGATCCCGAAGGTGCAGTGCTGCGTGCAGGCCATCGAGGGCGGTGTCGCGACCACCCACATCATTGATGGTCGAATTCCCCACTCGCTTCTGCTCGAGATTTTTACGGATCAGGGGATCGGCACCATGGTCACTAAATAGGCATAACCGGAAACTTATGGTGGTTGTCTGACCGGTTTTTATGCTATGATAAAAAGTTGGGAGGAAGAAGAATGAAGGCAGTGTTGGTGTTAGCTGACGGCACCATATATTACGGTCAGGGATTTGGCGCCGGTGGTCGCGGCCGGGGCGAAGTGGTGTTTAACACCTCGATGGTTGGGTATCAAGAATTGTTCTCCAATCCGTGTTATTACGGACAGATTGTGCTAATGACGTACCCGCTAATTGGTAATTACGGTGTCAGCCAGGAGGCGATGGAGCATTTCTGTCCCGTGGTTAGCGGGGTGGTGGTGCGCGAAATCAGCACGACTCCCAGCAACTGGCGCTCGGAAGGACTGCTGGGCGATCATCTGGCCGAGTTTGGTGTGGTGGGGATTGCCGGGATAGATACGCGGGCGCTAACTCGTCGTTTAAGAACATTTGGCACCATCGAGGGGCTGATTTCTACAGAACCGCAAGATGTGGCCGAGCCACAAAGGCTGCTGGAGGAGTTAACTGACGCAAACTGCGGCCGGCGGACAGATCAGCCGGTTTCCACGCTTGAGCCCTATCAACTGGCGGGCAGTGGTCCGCGGCTGGTAGTTATTGACCTCGGGGTGCGCCAGAGTTTGCTGCGTACCTTGAGACAGCTGGGATATGACCTGGTGGTGGTACCGGCCGAAACGACCAGGGAGCAGATTCAGCAGTGGCAGCCGAGTGGAGTGATTATCTCGGGTGGTCCGGGTGACCCGACTGGATATCAACAGACCACCCAGACGGTCAAAGAACTCTTGGGCGGGGTACCGGTGTTTGGGATCGGGCTTGGCCACCAGGTGCTGGCCCTGGCCATGGGAGCCAGGACGGAAAAAATGAAATTTGGGCACCGCGGTGGTAATTACCCGGTTCGTGATTTAAGGACGAATCGAGTTTACATAACTTCACAACACCATGGCTATGTGGTTAACGAAAAGAGCCTGGTGGGTACTGATGTGTTGGTTACCCACCGCAACCTTAATGACCGAACAGTGGAGGGAATCAGGCACTCCTACCTGCCAGCGGTTGGTCGACAGTACCACCCCGAAGGGCTGGTTGATGCGGGGGGGAAACTTTTTTTTACAGAGTTAAATGGTAATTTCTCTTTGACGTAGCTGGCAGGTAGGAGGATAGGGGGAGTTAATTTTGCCAAAACATGCTGACCTGAAAAAAGTCCTGGTGATTGGCTCAGGACCCATCATCATCGGGCAGGCGGCCGAGTTTGACTACGCTGGCACCCAGGCCTGCAAAGCCCTCAAAGAAGAGGGGCTGGAAGTAGTGCTGGTAAACAGCAACCCGGCCACGATCATGACGGACAACAACATGGCTGACCATGTTTACATCGAACCCCTGACGAAGGAATCGCTGGCCCGGATCATTGCCAAGGAACGACCCGATGGGTTGATTCCCGGCCTGGGGGGCCAGACGGGGTTGAATCTGGCGGTTGAATTAGCGGAGGCGGGTATTCTTGATCGGTATGGGGTTAAGCTGCTGGGTACTTCCGCGGAAGCGATTAGACGGTCGGAAGACCGGGAAATGTTCAAAAAGACCATGCAGGAGATCGGAGAACCGATTCCGGATAGTGTGATCATTACCAGCATTGAGGAAGCGTTTAGCTTTGTCGAGAAGGTGGGCTACCCCATCATTGTCCGACCAGCTTACACCCTGGGCGGGACAGGGGGCGGCATCGCCCATAACGAAACCGAACTGCGCCGGATCGTAGACATCGGCCTGAAGGCCAGCCGGATCGGCCAGGTTCTGCTGGAACAGAGCGTGTTGGGCTGGAAGGAGATCGAGTTTGAAGTGATGCGGGATGCGGCTGACAACTGCATCACTATTTGCAGCATGGAGAACGTCGACCCGATGGGGGTGCACACGGGTGACAGCATTGTAGTGGCCCCAACCCAGACGCTGAACATGACTGAGTTTGAGATGCTCCGTCAGGCGGCCCTAAAAATTATTCGTGCTTTGCGGGTTGAGGGTGGGTGCAACATCCAGTTTGCTCTGCATCCAACCAGTCTGGACTATGTCGTGATCGAGGTCAATCCCCGGGTCAGCCGTTCCAGTGCCCTGGCTTCGAAAGCCACGGGTTACCCGATCGCTCGCGTGACGACCAAGATCGCGGTTGGCCTGACCCTGGATGAGATCAACAATCCGGTTACGGGCAAGACTTCTGCCTGCTTCGAGCCAGCGATTGACTATATCGTGGTCAAGGTGCCCCGCTGGCCCTTCGATAAATTTACGTTGGCGGACCGCAGCCTGGGCACCCAGATGAAAGCCACGGGCGAGGTCATGGCCATTGACCGGACGTTTGAGGCCGCCTTGCTGAAAGCGGTTCGATCCCTGGAGATTGGGGTTTATGGCCTGCGTTTGCCAGAGGCTCCCTGGTGGACGGACATGGAACTGGAACACAAGCTGGCTAATCCAACCGATGAACGGCTGTTTGCGATTGCCGAGGCTTTCCGCCGGGGTTGGGAGGTCCAGGAGGTGGCCAACCTGACCAGGATTGATAAGTTCTTCCTGGTCAAGATTCAGCAACTGGTGGAGTGGGAGACTAGGCTAACCGAGGAGACGCTGACGCGGGAGCGGCTTTGGGAGGCGAAACGCTTGGGGTTCTCTGATTACCAGATTGCCAAACTGCGGAGTGTTGAAGCCGAAACGATTCGCCGCCTGCGTAAAGAGCACGGCCTGATCCCGGTCTACAAAATGGTGGATACCTGTGCGGCCGAGTTTGAGGCGGTTACCCCGTACTACTATTCGACCTATGAGCAGGAAGACGAAGTCACGGTGGGACCGAAGCCGAAGGTACTTGTCCTGGGGTCGGGGCCAATCCGGATCGGTCAGGGGATCGAATTTGACTATTGTTCAGTTCATTCCGTCTGGGCCCTGCGCGAGGCCGGTTATGAATCGATCATCATTAATAACAACCCGGAGACGGTCAGTACTGATTTCGATACCTCCGACAAACTGTATTTTGAGCCCCTGGCCTTGGAAGACGTATTGAACCTGGTTGACCGGGAGAACCCACTCGGGGTGGTGGTTCAGTTCGGTGGGCAAACGGCCATCAATTTAGCCAGCGGCCTAGCTGAGCACGGGGTGACGATTTTGGGGACTTCGGTTGAGGCTATTGATATGGCGGAAGACCGTCGCCGCTGCGAACAGGTTCTCCGACAGCTTGGCATTCCGCAGTCGCAGGGGCGGACGGCCACGCGGGTAGAAGAAGTGGTGGCCATTGCCAATGAATTAGGTTTCCCAGTCCTGGTTCGCCCTTCTTATGTCTTGGGAGGACGGGCGATGGAGGTGGTGGAGAACCTGACTGACCTAACCAGGTACATGGAATCAGCGGTGCAGGTCTCACCCAAACACCCAATTCTGATCGACAAGTACATACGGGGTAGGGAAGTGGAGGTCGACGCCATCAGTGACGGAGAAAGGGTACTCATCCCCGGTATCATCGAACACATTGAGCGGGCTGGCGTGCATTCCGGCGACAGCATGGCGGTATTCCCGGCGCAGAATCTGTCTCCCAACGTCAGGGATAAGATTGTAGAATATACGACCAGGATTGCCCGGGCGATGGAAGTGCGGGGACTGGTGAATATCCAATTCGTGGTGACTGATGAAGAAGTTTATGTCCTGGAGGTCAACCCGCGCGCTTCCAGAACCGTACCCATCGTCAGTAAGTCAACCGGTATTCCTATGGTCAAAGTCGCGACCAAGGTGATGCTTGGGCTGTCCTTGGCTGACCAGGGTTACGCGGGTGGTTTGTGGCCGCAGCCGCACCATGTGGTGGTGAAAGCCCCGGTCTTTTCCTTTGAAAAGTTAAGCCAGGTGGAGATCTCGCTGGGGCCGGAGATGAAGTCGACGGGCGAGGTCATGGGCATCGATTATGACTTCAGCTGTGCCTTATACAAGGCGATGGTTTCCGCCG from Bacillota bacterium includes these protein-coding regions:
- the argB gene encoding acetylglutamate kinase produces the protein MLSALEKANVLIEALPYITKFYGKTIVIKYGGNAMLDHDLKKKVIMDVILMKYVGMNPVIVHGGGPEINTLLKRVGKQSTFVQGQRITDSETMEIVEMVLVGKVNKEIVALINQHGGKAVGLCGKDGTLIQARKKYLTQLGPTEEELPDLGFVGDVHRINPEIVETVVAKGYIPVVAPVGVGEQGESYNINADYVAGELAAALKADKLILLTDVEGILGQYGDQSSLISALKIDDVPKLIKQGVISGGMIPKVQCCVQAIEGGVATTHIIDGRIPHSLLLEIFTDQGIGTMVTK
- a CDS encoding N-acetyl-gamma-glutamyl-phosphate reductase, coding for MTRIGILGDGYTAEELVRLLCRHPDIELVQVTSIEHIGQEFAQVYPNLARYTKVRCVPLDLPDLVAQCDLIFVALPHGLAVPVVREVVRQGKKVVDLGADFRFHQADTYEQWYHVEHGAPELLREAVYGLPELYGAKIKTARIVANPGCYPTSAILGLAPALHAGLIDPETIIIDAKSGVSGAGRTLALGSHFSECNENVKAYNVGVHRHTPEIEQELSALAGRPVYVSFSPHLIPMTRGMLSTIYGRLIKPVRLEEVHAVYRDFYADKFFIRVLEPGELPQTKRLTGSNHCDIGLVLDQRTGRLVILSAIDNLVKGASGQAIQNMNLMFGYPETQGLEYPGLYP
- the carA gene encoding glutamine-hydrolyzing carbamoyl-phosphate synthase small subunit; this encodes MKAVLVLADGTIYYGQGFGAGGRGRGEVVFNTSMVGYQELFSNPCYYGQIVLMTYPLIGNYGVSQEAMEHFCPVVSGVVVREISTTPSNWRSEGLLGDHLAEFGVVGIAGIDTRALTRRLRTFGTIEGLISTEPQDVAEPQRLLEELTDANCGRRTDQPVSTLEPYQLAGSGPRLVVIDLGVRQSLLRTLRQLGYDLVVVPAETTREQIQQWQPSGVIISGGPGDPTGYQQTTQTVKELLGGVPVFGIGLGHQVLALAMGARTEKMKFGHRGGNYPVRDLRTNRVYITSQHHGYVVNEKSLVGTDVLVTHRNLNDRTVEGIRHSYLPAVGRQYHPEGLVDAGGKLFFTELNGNFSLT
- the argJ gene encoding bifunctional glutamate N-acetyltransferase/amino-acid acetyltransferase ArgJ, with product MFTLISGGVTAPNGFKAAGVEAEIKNKNKKDLAIIFSEKPAAAAAVHTLNRVKAAPILVNQEHLANGQAQAIVVNSGNANACNGEQGVADARRIAALAAELLGIAPQDVLVASTGVIGQPLPMERIEKGIREAVQKLDKAGGTAAAEAIMTTDTFKKELAIEITIQGKTVKIGAMAKGSGMIHPHMATMLAFLTTDAAVTPTALQQAIRTATEQSFNLVTVDADMSTNDTAIILANGLAGNQPLTENSIDFPQFQAAVTFVCVELAKKIARDGEGATKLIEVQVKHAPTRQDARTAALAVVKSNLVKSAIFGKDANWGRILAAIGSSAAEFRPDQVDIWLGEVQVAADGSGLPFDEEAARQVLARPEVVITVDMKLGDAEATAWGCDLTYDYVKINASYRS
- the carB gene encoding carbamoyl-phosphate synthase large subunit — protein: MPKHADLKKVLVIGSGPIIIGQAAEFDYAGTQACKALKEEGLEVVLVNSNPATIMTDNNMADHVYIEPLTKESLARIIAKERPDGLIPGLGGQTGLNLAVELAEAGILDRYGVKLLGTSAEAIRRSEDREMFKKTMQEIGEPIPDSVIITSIEEAFSFVEKVGYPIIVRPAYTLGGTGGGIAHNETELRRIVDIGLKASRIGQVLLEQSVLGWKEIEFEVMRDAADNCITICSMENVDPMGVHTGDSIVVAPTQTLNMTEFEMLRQAALKIIRALRVEGGCNIQFALHPTSLDYVVIEVNPRVSRSSALASKATGYPIARVTTKIAVGLTLDEINNPVTGKTSACFEPAIDYIVVKVPRWPFDKFTLADRSLGTQMKATGEVMAIDRTFEAALLKAVRSLEIGVYGLRLPEAPWWTDMELEHKLANPTDERLFAIAEAFRRGWEVQEVANLTRIDKFFLVKIQQLVEWETRLTEETLTRERLWEAKRLGFSDYQIAKLRSVEAETIRRLRKEHGLIPVYKMVDTCAAEFEAVTPYYYSTYEQEDEVTVGPKPKVLVLGSGPIRIGQGIEFDYCSVHSVWALREAGYESIIINNNPETVSTDFDTSDKLYFEPLALEDVLNLVDRENPLGVVVQFGGQTAINLASGLAEHGVTILGTSVEAIDMAEDRRRCEQVLRQLGIPQSQGRTATRVEEVVAIANELGFPVLVRPSYVLGGRAMEVVENLTDLTRYMESAVQVSPKHPILIDKYIRGREVEVDAISDGERVLIPGIIEHIERAGVHSGDSMAVFPAQNLSPNVRDKIVEYTTRIARAMEVRGLVNIQFVVTDEEVYVLEVNPRASRTVPIVSKSTGIPMVKVATKVMLGLSLADQGYAGGLWPQPHHVVVKAPVFSFEKLSQVEISLGPEMKSTGEVMGIDYDFSCALYKAMVSAGIKVPPTGTILVSVADRDKAEAVPVVREFASLGFRVLATDETARELERHGLSVEPISLNGQGLAQITDLIRRGQIQLVINTPTRGKIPERGGFKIRRLAAEYRLPCLTSLDTAQALLQAIRSLHSGRRATCLSMQEYLQAEQTKGLNSTGDQFTWEQRQERVG